A stretch of the uncultured Methanobrevibacter sp. genome encodes the following:
- a CDS encoding biotin--[acetyl-CoA-carboxylase] ligase, whose protein sequence is MQNEVINILKKEERFSDETINEIREVGINDFADIIKEVGQQKTDYLKRDEILKDLNTNMIGQELYVFKEVMSTNTVAKFLSENGVSSGTVVLSEKQSNAKGRQGKAWESPLGGIWLSLIVNPQVDHSKIPMITLATGVVVVKTLEKIGIDNAEIKWPNDVMINGKKVCGILTEAITKFNIIENVIIGVGIDANFDVDSLSEELREGTTTLDVQLGHKVNENEIIKIFLEEFEKMGKIFNEGGFEQILKEWRKYSYSIGKIAEIREPFNKSYDAYVLGISREGALVVEKIDGTLEKVISGECLIKK, encoded by the coding sequence ATGCAAAATGAAGTAATCAACATATTAAAAAAAGAAGAAAGATTTTCTGATGAAACTATTAATGAAATCCGTGAAGTTGGAATTAACGATTTTGCAGATATAATAAAAGAAGTAGGACAACAAAAAACAGACTATCTAAAAAGAGATGAAATTTTAAAAGATTTAAATACCAACATGATTGGACAAGAATTATACGTATTCAAAGAAGTGATGTCCACAAATACTGTGGCCAAATTCTTATCCGAAAATGGTGTGTCAAGTGGAACAGTTGTCCTATCTGAAAAGCAAAGCAATGCAAAAGGAAGACAGGGAAAAGCCTGGGAATCCCCATTAGGTGGAATATGGTTATCTCTTATTGTAAATCCACAAGTAGATCACTCCAAAATTCCAATGATAACCCTGGCAACTGGTGTAGTTGTTGTGAAAACCCTTGAAAAAATTGGAATCGACAATGCTGAAATCAAATGGCCAAATGACGTAATGATTAACGGTAAAAAAGTCTGCGGAATATTAACCGAAGCAATTACCAAGTTTAATATCATTGAAAATGTGATTATCGGTGTTGGAATCGATGCTAATTTCGATGTAGACTCACTTTCTGAAGAATTACGTGAGGGAACTACAACATTAGATGTTCAATTAGGACATAAAGTGAATGAAAATGAAATAATTAAAATTTTCCTTGAGGAATTTGAAAAAATGGGTAAAATATTCAATGAAGGTGGATTTGAGCAAATACTTAAGGAATGGAGAAAATACTCATATTCCATTGGAAAAATCGCAGAAATAAGAGAACCATTCAACAAGTCTTATGATGCTTATGTTTTGGGCATAAG
- a CDS encoding acetyl-CoA carboxylase biotin carboxylase subunit: MFEKVLIANRGEIAIRVMRACRELDIKTVSVYSDADKTSLYTNYADESFPLGNPSPAKSYLNIEKIINIALESGADAIHPGYGFLAENPKFGEECEKNGIKLIGPSGKVIHEMGDKITSKALMKKAGVPVIEGTPEGVSDIEEAKEIASQIGYPVIVKASAGGGGIGMRAVYEEEELVRAIESTQSVAATNFGDSTVFIEKYLEKPRHIEFQLLADEHGNVIHVADRECSIQRRHQKLLEEAPSPIMTDELREQMGGSAVKAAEYIGYKSAGTVEFLYDNGNYYFLEMNTRIQVEHPITELVTNTDLIKEQIRIAAGEELSYSQNDIQVNGHAIECRINAEDPLNDFSPNPGKITGYRSPGGPGVRLDSGVYMNYTIPTFYDSMISKLITYGRNRDDAINRMKRALSEYIILGVKTTIPFHKAVLRNPNFIKGDLNTHFIDTYKKGIEKEMDNVIAEDLEYVNRLKSTFMPGKKIAAISAAVGTYQNAAMSHMNKK; the protein is encoded by the coding sequence ATGTTTGAAAAAGTATTAATTGCAAACAGAGGAGAGATAGCTATTAGAGTAATGCGGGCTTGTCGTGAGCTTGATATTAAAACCGTGTCTGTTTACTCTGATGCAGATAAAACTTCTCTTTATACAAATTATGCAGATGAAAGTTTTCCTTTAGGTAATCCTTCCCCTGCTAAATCTTATTTGAATATTGAAAAAATAATTAATATTGCACTTGAATCCGGTGCAGATGCAATTCACCCAGGATATGGATTTTTAGCAGAAAATCCTAAATTTGGAGAAGAATGTGAAAAAAATGGAATAAAACTTATCGGACCTAGTGGAAAAGTTATCCACGAAATGGGAGATAAAATCACATCCAAAGCTTTAATGAAAAAAGCTGGAGTACCAGTTATTGAAGGAACGCCTGAAGGCGTAAGTGATATTGAAGAAGCAAAAGAAATTGCAAGCCAAATAGGTTATCCTGTAATCGTTAAAGCTTCAGCTGGTGGTGGAGGTATTGGTATGCGTGCAGTTTATGAAGAAGAAGAACTTGTACGTGCAATTGAATCCACACAATCTGTTGCAGCTACAAACTTTGGTGATTCAACAGTATTTATTGAAAAATATCTTGAAAAACCAAGACACATTGAATTCCAGCTTTTAGCTGATGAACATGGAAATGTCATTCACGTAGCAGACAGAGAATGTTCCATACAAAGAAGACACCAGAAATTGCTTGAAGAAGCACCTTCCCCAATCATGACTGATGAATTGAGAGAACAAATGGGCGGAAGTGCTGTTAAAGCTGCAGAATATATAGGATATAAAAGTGCAGGTACTGTTGAATTCCTATACGACAATGGAAACTACTATTTCTTAGAGATGAATACCCGTATTCAAGTAGAACATCCAATTACCGAACTTGTTACAAACACTGATTTAATCAAAGAGCAAATCAGAATTGCAGCAGGCGAAGAATTAAGCTATAGTCAAAATGATATTCAGGTAAATGGTCATGCAATCGAATGCCGTATTAATGCAGAAGATCCTCTTAATGACTTTTCACCAAATCCGGGTAAAATCACTGGTTACAGGTCACCAGGAGGACCTGGTGTACGTTTAGACAGTGGAGTTTACATGAATTATACAATTCCAACATTCTATGATTCAATGATATCAAAATTAATTACCTATGGTAGAAACCGTGATGATGCAATCAACAGAATGAAAAGAGCATTAAGTGAATATATTATATTAGGTGTAAAGACTACAATCCCATTCCACAAAGCAGTATTAAGAAATCCAAACTTCATTAAAGGAGATTTGAATACTCACTTCATTGATACCTATAAGAAAGGTATTGAAAAAGAAATGGACAATGTAATAGCTGAAGATTTAGAATATGTAAATAGACTTAAATCAACATTTATGCCTGGTAAAAAAATAGCTGCGATTTCAGCGGCTGTTGGTACTTATCAAAATGCTGCTATGAGCCATATGAATAAAAAATAA